From a single Methylosinus sp. H3A genomic region:
- a CDS encoding DUF3363 domain-containing protein, translating into MLLAEQREQGVIDLRLGEGASYLVRENRALLLGRARCLERYGLATELKTGRWTISDRAEPMLKELGARNEAIETIRRALAGHGLADERGGAQYACHGETGKEQIVGRVLAKGLAGDEMSERVYLVVDGVDGRVHHMEFADPIRIEEVGRGMIVEAAPAVSGPRPADRNIAIVAEDDGLYRPSAHLERIRESFERQGKDPDAFVRFHVRRLEALRRAGHVERVDADHWRVPKDIVERGQSYDLAHGGDGLRVRTLSTFDLERQIASDGATWLDRELVTDKPIPLAEAGFGRDVKNALNRRGERLVEMGLATDDGKSISILRSAIATLERREVERVGRQMAAERGLSYSPSAPGEYVSGRLAGVADLASGRFAMIEDGLGFQLVPWQPVLEKRIGQYLSGVHRDGGGIEWDLGRKRGLGL; encoded by the coding sequence ATGTTGCTCGCCGAGCAGCGCGAACAAGGCGTCATTGATCTCAGGCTCGGGGAAGGCGCCTCCTATCTTGTCCGAGAAAACCGGGCGCTGCTGCTCGGTCGCGCGCGGTGTCTGGAACGCTACGGCCTCGCCACCGAACTCAAGACAGGACGGTGGACCATTTCCGACCGCGCCGAGCCGATGCTGAAAGAATTGGGAGCGCGCAACGAAGCGATCGAGACCATCCGTCGGGCGCTGGCCGGTCACGGTCTGGCGGACGAGCGCGGCGGCGCGCAATATGCTTGCCACGGGGAGACCGGAAAGGAGCAGATCGTCGGCCGGGTGCTGGCCAAAGGCCTGGCCGGCGACGAGATGAGTGAGCGAGTCTATCTCGTCGTCGACGGCGTCGACGGACGAGTCCATCACATGGAGTTCGCCGATCCGATTCGCATCGAGGAGGTCGGCCGAGGCATGATCGTCGAAGCCGCGCCCGCCGTTTCCGGTCCGAGGCCCGCCGACCGCAACATCGCCATCGTCGCGGAGGACGACGGCCTCTACCGGCCGAGCGCTCATCTCGAACGCATTCGCGAGAGCTTCGAGCGGCAGGGCAAGGACCCGGACGCATTCGTCCGCTTCCATGTCCGCCGGCTGGAGGCGCTGCGCCGGGCCGGGCATGTCGAACGCGTCGACGCGGACCATTGGCGCGTTCCGAAGGATATCGTCGAGCGCGGCCAAAGTTATGATTTGGCCCATGGTGGCGACGGACTCCGTGTGCGCACGCTCTCGACCTTCGACCTCGAACGGCAGATCGCCAGCGACGGAGCGACGTGGCTCGACCGCGAACTCGTCACCGACAAGCCGATTCCGTTAGCAGAAGCAGGCTTCGGTCGGGACGTGAAGAATGCGCTCAACCGGCGCGGAGAGCGGTTGGTGGAAATGGGTCTCGCCACGGACGATGGAAAATCCATCTCCATCCTGCGCAGCGCTATCGCCACGCTGGAGCGGCGGGAGGTGGAGCGGGTCGGCCGGCAGATGGCGGCCGAGCGCGGCTTGTCGTATTCGCCGAGCGCGCCGGGGGAATATGTGTCGGGGCGGCTGGCCGGCGTCGCCGATCTGGCCAGCGGGCGCTTCGCGATGATCGAGGATGGCCTCGGCTTCCAGCTCGTGCCCTGGCAGCCCGTTCTCGAAAAGCGCATCGGCCAATATCTCAGCGGTGTCCACCGCGATGGTGGCGGAATCGAGTGGGACCTCGGCCGGAAGCGCGGGCTGGGGCTGTGA
- a CDS encoding helix-turn-helix transcriptional regulator, with protein sequence MLAVQCKMARVALGIGVRELAELAQVAPATVSRLEAGEELKPRTVAAIRAALEAAGVIFVEENGEGPGVRLRKKQP encoded by the coding sequence ATGCTAGCTGTTCAATGCAAGATGGCGCGCGTCGCCCTGGGAATTGGCGTGCGTGAGCTGGCAGAACTGGCGCAGGTCGCGCCGGCGACGGTTTCTCGTCTCGAGGCGGGAGAGGAACTGAAACCCCGCACGGTCGCTGCGATCCGCGCGGCCCTCGAAGCGGCGGGCGTGATCTTCGTCGAGGAGAATGGCGAGGGGCCGGGTGTGAGGCTACGGAAAAAACAGCCATGA
- a CDS encoding IS5 family transposase (programmed frameshift), with protein MGDLFLLSEAEMARISPHFPLAHGVPRVDDRRVVSGIVYVIKNGLQWKDAPKEYGPPKTLYNRFIRWSRLGVFDRIFAALAGEGPKPERIMIDSTHLKAHRTAASLLKKGLFSRCIGRTKGGLNSMLHVVCDGAGKPLVMMLTEGQMSDHKGARLMLDALPPSSALIADRGYDSDWFRRALAERGTEPCIPPTKSRKKPLDYDKALYRQRHKIENLFAKLKDWRRIATRYDRCAHAFFSAICIAAAVAFYLNQ; from the exons ATGGGTGATTTGTTTTTGCTGAGCGAAGCGGAGATGGCGCGAATTTCCCCTCACTTTCCCTTGGCGCACGGCGTGCCGCGGGTGGACGACCGCCGCGTGGTCAGCGGGATCGTCTACGTCATCAAGAATGGCCTGCAATGGAAGGACGCCCCGAAGGAGTATGGGCCGCCCAAGACGCTCTACAATCGCTTCATCCGTTGGAGCCGGCTCGGCGTCTTCGATCGTATCTTCGCCGCGCTCGCGGGAGAAGGGCCGAAGCCGGAGCGGATCATGATCGACTCCACTCATCTGAAAGCGCATCGGACGGCGGCGAGCCTCCTAAAAAAGGGGCTCT TTTCCCGCTGTATCGGCCGCACGAAAGGCGGGCTGAACTCCATGCTCCACGTCGTTTGCGACGGCGCCGGCAAGCCGCTTGTCATGATGCTGACCGAAGGGCAGATGAGCGATCACAAAGGCGCGAGGCTGATGCTCGACGCGCTGCCGCCGTCCTCGGCCCTGATCGCAGATCGCGGCTACGACAGCGACTGGTTTCGGCGAGCGCTCGCGGAACGCGGGACCGAGCCCTGCATTCCGCCGACAAAGAGCCGTAAGAAGCCTCTCGATTACGACAAGGCGCTCTACCGGCAACGTCATAAGATCGAGAACCTCTTCGCCAAGCTCAAAGACTGGCGGCGCATCGCCACCCGTTACGATCGATGCGCGCACGCCTTCTTCTCCGCCATATGCATCGCCGCCGCTGTCGCCTTCTATCTCAATCAATGA
- a CDS encoding type II toxin-antitoxin system RelE/ParE family toxin, which yields MARTAPISVVETPEFLSATGKLMSDEERALLVDYLAYNPTAGDLIPGTGGVRKLRWGLEGRGKRGGARVIYFHHDAGMPLFALTAFAKNERADLSQQDRNDFQQLTTLLVEAFKRRTP from the coding sequence ATGGCTCGAACGGCTCCGATCAGCGTCGTCGAAACGCCGGAGTTTCTGTCGGCGACCGGCAAGCTCATGAGCGACGAGGAACGGGCGCTTCTGGTGGATTATCTCGCCTACAATCCGACGGCCGGCGATCTGATCCCCGGAACGGGCGGCGTGCGGAAGCTGCGCTGGGGATTGGAAGGCCGCGGCAAGCGAGGCGGGGCGCGGGTGATCTATTTCCACCACGACGCCGGCATGCCGCTCTTCGCGCTGACCGCTTTCGCCAAGAATGAGCGGGCCGATTTGAGCCAGCAGGACCGCAATGACTTCCAGCAGCTTACGACGCTGCTGGTCGAGGCATTCAAGAGGAGAACGCCATGA
- a CDS encoding helix-turn-helix domain-containing protein — MSKVADSIRRGLEEAVTYAEGRADESAYRVHVPEKIDVKAIRTRLDMTQEEFAGRFGFSVNTLRHWEQGSRQPEGPTRAYLLVIERAPKAVQKALRAV, encoded by the coding sequence ATGAGCAAGGTTGCCGACAGCATCCGGCGCGGGCTCGAGGAAGCGGTGACCTATGCCGAGGGCAGGGCGGACGAGAGCGCCTATCGCGTCCATGTGCCGGAGAAGATCGACGTGAAGGCGATCCGCACACGCCTGGACATGACGCAGGAAGAGTTCGCGGGCCGGTTCGGGTTCAGCGTCAACACGCTGCGTCATTGGGAACAAGGCTCGCGACAGCCGGAAGGACCGACCAGAGCCTATCTTCTGGTGATCGAGCGCGCGCCCAAGGCAGTCCAGAAGGCTTTGCGGGCCGTGTGA
- a CDS encoding non-ribosomal peptide synthetase/type I polyketide synthase: MSELEFKKKAIVALETLRRRVAELEGATREPIAIIGYEARFPGGADAEAFWEMLRESREGVGEAPLSRWDAEAVYDADPDAPGKSLTRRAGLLDSIDDFDAHFFGVAPREASCMDPQHRLLLETSWRALEHAGVAASELEGARAGVWVGVSTHEYLGLLVNNTTLETIDAYYATGTSPAAGAGRISYRLGLEGPAVTVDTACSSSLVAIHQACQALRLRECDLALAGGVNAILTPALMISMSRARMLAPDGKCKTFDAAADGYVRGEGCGVIVLKRLSDALRDGDRVRAVLRGGAVNQDGASGGLTVPSGRAQQRVIRAALDQAGLAPADVDYLEAHGTGTSLGDPIEAQAAAAALGPGRAPDRPLLIGSVKTNIGHLEAAAGVAGVIKVTQSLENELLPEHLHFRTPSPHIPWKQLPLKVVSQARPWPRAERKRRAGVSSFGFSGTNAHVILEEAPPRPEIAPEAAAPRAERPWHMLPLSARSVPALKALARSYIQRVETLPSASALADVCYSAGVGRSHLEHRAAIVAQDGAAAARLLEAFAEERASAGVYTGFAADPPKTAWLFTGQGGQYSGMGRELYETQPLFKETLDRCAAAIADILPRPLLEVMFAEDGAINHTSYAQPALFALEMGLAQLWRSWGVTPDVVLGHSVGQYAAACVAGVFTLEQGARLLAERGRLFGALPTGGLMAAIFAEADLIEARLAAFPHVSIAAYNGAHIVVSGPQQDVRALAEMFRGEGRRTEELETSHAFHSELLEPALDAFEAFAGETPFEAPTRTLICNRTGKPLPTNPLDAQYWRRHSREPVRFAQSAQTLAELGCRVLLEVGPQPVLAAMALRAWPEGRPTPLAVASLRRDSSDARQIEEALGQLYAAGARIDFRAVDAPWSRSKIDLPKYPFQRKRFWFEAARRDAHSFAGSGAERAAALASDAPLALAADAPLADAPAPDSWLADAPQEERLGLVVERLKAEIGHALHMSAAEIDPHAAFAALGMDSLTAMELRSRLQAALGAAIPVALFIESPDVSTLATRLIDWWGEQRGAAAKRQPPMTRRPRDRSPLPLSFNQEALWFLHELAPGSSAYNVAAAVRIRGALDAAVMQRSLDAIVARHESLRTSFRSERGVAQPHVVASLQLPLPVEPVRDEEEAAEWARREAGAPFDLAQAPLFRARLLRFDETHHILLATMHHIVTDGWSFAVLLRELSAVYRAFTTGEPWPLPELPIHYADYAAWQREWLADETLDELLAFWKAELSGVAPLALPTDRPAPRTPSFRGRRLRFSLGAERAKALRALAQTQGVTLFAPLLAALAAVLQRHSGQDEFIVGAMSANRGRLEIEGLIGLFVNALPVRVVLDGDPDMHELIARLGARTQSAMAHQDAPFDHVVNAVERERDGSRNPLYRVQLLLQAGLLPPALPGLEIDVQEIDTQTAKRDLTFTIFDDAAMAGHVEYSTDLFDAPRIERLLRHFLSAIDGILADPSRRLSALPLLTPEELAASRIPAPSPPPSPLTVAELFESVAATRADAIACEDGERRLTYAQTQSAARRLARWLRAKGIGPGAAVAMRTERKVDMIVGMLGVMKAGAVYVPIDEAYPQDRIAHMLAEANVALDVAAPFDAEVANQSDAPLETMVGPLDPAYIVFTSGSTGRPKGVVIPHGAVAEYAQTLGAELGVAASDAWLHTASSAFSSSMRQMLAPLAAGARIVIASDDERRDPFALLARIRAAKATIIDLVPSVLRQLVDALASLPAAEREALLDNELRLLLTASEPLRYSLARDWRALVGDKLRWVNQYGQTETAGIVSLYPVGAQTPADPLAIVPIGRPRANVRMLVLDAQKRIAPIGVAGQLHIGGSCLALRYLGDPAPTAERFLDFDDGETVQRLYATGDIVRLEEDGFLSFIGRDDQQVKIRGVRIELGEIERALLDHPRTRAAAVTAYDVDGEARLAAYLTFDGPPPSVQALRNHLRRHLPDNMIPAAFVTLEKMPLTANGKLDRAALPPPPRMAASDAAYVAPRPGDEESLAEIWRDLLKLERVGANDNFFLLGGHSMLAAQLRARIHQSLGVELPLGAVFEDQTLAALAARLDGARRGATVALPEFAAAPAGVSAPASMAQLNAYAAEAASPGAPGQWIDVGVRIIGPLDEERQIESIKDAFRRHAILRTILEPAADGGLTQRIVDALPETALLGAEETTDPLAPVASDSGPAIRISLQRLADDERLLRLRCHRSLADGATVRMLFGEIGALYANGLEGMELFPLLDRTLSYADYALWERQWLTSELRSGQTEYFRRLFESGLPAPIRADRLHGGGALAPEGAVFRFDFPQSAVDAADAHAAKERATLAMTLTAAFASALAERAADDALALTIPVSLRHHAATHRMLGPFMNTLPLRIERPSDGFDELLPRIRDTTLAALANQHAPWRDVMAALRADHGVDAERVGDVALVIEDAPPQKVQFSGLTLSRASADRVAVRRPLTLSVSLDEGEITGSLIYATSLFERLSIERLAERVILALAPR; encoded by the coding sequence ATGAGCGAGCTCGAATTCAAGAAAAAGGCGATCGTCGCTCTGGAGACGCTCCGCCGCCGGGTGGCCGAGCTCGAGGGCGCGACCCGCGAGCCGATCGCGATCATCGGCTATGAGGCGCGCTTTCCGGGCGGGGCGGACGCGGAAGCGTTTTGGGAGATGCTGCGGGAGAGCCGCGAGGGCGTCGGCGAGGCGCCGCTCTCCCGTTGGGACGCCGAGGCGGTCTATGACGCCGATCCGGACGCGCCGGGAAAATCGCTGACGCGGCGCGCCGGCCTATTGGACAGCATCGACGATTTCGACGCGCATTTCTTCGGCGTCGCCCCGCGTGAGGCGTCCTGCATGGACCCGCAGCACCGTCTGCTGCTGGAGACGAGCTGGCGCGCGCTCGAGCACGCCGGCGTCGCCGCCTCGGAGCTGGAGGGCGCGCGCGCCGGCGTCTGGGTGGGCGTCAGCACGCATGAATATCTCGGCCTGCTCGTCAACAATACGACGCTCGAGACCATCGACGCATACTATGCAACGGGAACGTCTCCCGCGGCCGGCGCCGGACGCATCAGCTATCGTCTCGGCCTCGAGGGACCGGCGGTGACGGTCGACACGGCCTGCAGCTCCTCGCTGGTGGCGATCCATCAGGCCTGCCAGGCGCTGCGCTTGCGCGAATGCGATCTCGCGCTCGCCGGCGGCGTGAACGCGATCCTCACGCCGGCTCTGATGATCAGCATGTCGCGCGCGCGCATGCTGGCGCCGGACGGCAAATGCAAGACATTCGACGCCGCCGCCGATGGCTATGTGCGCGGCGAAGGCTGCGGCGTCATCGTGCTGAAGCGACTCTCCGACGCGCTGCGTGACGGCGACCGCGTGCGGGCCGTGCTGCGCGGAGGGGCGGTCAATCAGGACGGCGCCTCGGGCGGCCTCACCGTGCCGAGCGGCCGCGCGCAGCAGCGCGTCATCCGCGCGGCGCTGGATCAGGCCGGGCTCGCGCCCGCCGATGTCGATTATCTCGAGGCGCATGGCACCGGCACATCGCTCGGCGATCCGATCGAGGCGCAAGCCGCCGCCGCCGCGCTCGGCCCGGGGCGCGCGCCCGACCGGCCGCTGCTCATCGGCTCGGTGAAGACGAATATCGGCCATCTCGAAGCGGCGGCGGGCGTCGCCGGCGTCATCAAGGTCACGCAGTCGCTGGAGAACGAGCTGCTGCCCGAGCATCTGCATTTCCGCACGCCCTCGCCGCATATCCCATGGAAGCAATTGCCGCTGAAGGTCGTTTCGCAGGCGCGTCCCTGGCCGCGCGCCGAGCGCAAGCGGCGCGCCGGCGTCAGCTCTTTCGGCTTCTCGGGCACCAACGCCCATGTGATCCTCGAGGAGGCGCCGCCGCGCCCCGAGATCGCGCCTGAGGCGGCTGCGCCTCGGGCCGAGCGCCCTTGGCATATGCTGCCCTTGTCGGCGCGAAGCGTTCCGGCGCTGAAGGCGCTGGCGCGATCCTATATTCAGCGCGTCGAGACGCTGCCCTCGGCGAGCGCTCTCGCCGATGTCTGCTATTCGGCGGGCGTTGGGCGCTCGCATCTCGAGCATAGGGCGGCGATCGTCGCGCAGGACGGCGCCGCGGCCGCGCGTTTGCTGGAGGCGTTCGCGGAAGAGCGCGCCTCTGCGGGAGTCTACACAGGCTTTGCGGCCGATCCGCCGAAGACGGCCTGGCTCTTCACCGGCCAGGGCGGCCAATATTCCGGCATGGGCCGCGAGCTCTATGAGACGCAGCCGCTCTTCAAGGAGACGCTGGATCGATGCGCCGCGGCGATCGCGGATATACTTCCCCGCCCGCTGCTGGAGGTCATGTTCGCCGAGGACGGCGCGATCAATCACACCTCTTACGCGCAGCCGGCGCTGTTTGCGCTCGAAATGGGTCTCGCGCAGCTGTGGCGCAGCTGGGGCGTCACGCCGGATGTGGTTCTGGGCCACAGCGTCGGCCAATATGCCGCGGCCTGTGTGGCCGGGGTCTTCACGCTCGAGCAGGGCGCGCGTCTGCTCGCCGAGCGCGGGAGATTATTCGGCGCCTTGCCGACGGGCGGCCTGATGGCTGCGATCTTCGCCGAGGCCGACCTTATCGAGGCGCGGCTCGCCGCTTTCCCGCATGTCTCGATCGCCGCCTATAATGGCGCGCATATCGTCGTCAGCGGTCCGCAGCAGGATGTGCGCGCGCTGGCGGAGATGTTTCGCGGCGAAGGGCGCCGCACGGAAGAGCTCGAGACCTCGCACGCCTTCCATTCCGAGCTGCTGGAGCCGGCGCTCGACGCCTTCGAGGCCTTCGCCGGTGAGACGCCCTTCGAAGCGCCGACGCGCACGCTCATCTGCAATCGGACGGGCAAGCCGCTTCCGACCAATCCGCTCGACGCGCAATATTGGCGGCGCCATTCGCGCGAGCCGGTCCGCTTCGCGCAGAGCGCGCAGACGCTCGCGGAATTGGGCTGCCGCGTGTTGCTCGAGGTCGGCCCGCAGCCGGTGCTCGCGGCCATGGCGCTGCGCGCTTGGCCGGAGGGTCGGCCGACGCCGCTGGCGGTGGCCTCGCTGCGCCGGGATTCCTCCGACGCTCGGCAGATCGAGGAGGCGCTCGGCCAGCTCTACGCCGCCGGCGCGCGCATCGACTTCAGAGCCGTCGACGCGCCATGGAGCCGCAGCAAAATCGATCTTCCCAAATATCCGTTCCAACGCAAGCGCTTCTGGTTCGAGGCCGCGCGCCGCGACGCCCATTCTTTCGCGGGGTCCGGCGCAGAGCGCGCGGCCGCGCTCGCCTCCGACGCCCCTCTCGCTCTTGCCGCCGACGCTCCCCTCGCCGACGCTCCCGCGCCCGACTCCTGGCTCGCCGATGCGCCGCAGGAGGAGCGGCTCGGCCTCGTCGTCGAGCGTCTGAAGGCCGAGATCGGCCATGCGTTGCATATGAGCGCCGCCGAAATCGATCCGCATGCGGCCTTCGCCGCGCTCGGAATGGATTCGCTGACCGCGATGGAGCTGCGCAGCCGCTTGCAGGCGGCGCTCGGCGCGGCCATTCCGGTCGCGCTCTTCATCGAGAGCCCCGATGTCTCCACTCTCGCGACGCGCCTCATCGATTGGTGGGGAGAGCAGCGCGGCGCAGCGGCCAAACGCCAGCCGCCGATGACGCGCCGGCCGCGCGATCGTTCGCCTCTGCCGCTCTCGTTCAATCAGGAGGCGTTGTGGTTTCTGCACGAGCTGGCGCCTGGCTCCAGCGCCTATAATGTCGCCGCCGCGGTGCGCATTCGCGGCGCGCTCGACGCCGCGGTGATGCAGCGCAGCCTCGACGCCATCGTCGCGCGGCATGAATCGCTGCGCACGTCGTTCCGCAGCGAGCGCGGCGTCGCGCAGCCGCATGTGGTCGCCTCGCTGCAGCTTCCCTTGCCTGTCGAGCCCGTGCGCGACGAGGAGGAGGCCGCCGAATGGGCCCGGCGCGAGGCCGGCGCGCCTTTCGATCTCGCACAAGCGCCGTTGTTTCGCGCGCGCCTGCTACGCTTCGACGAGACGCATCACATTCTGCTGGCGACGATGCATCACATCGTCACCGACGGCTGGTCTTTCGCCGTGCTGCTGCGCGAGCTCTCGGCCGTCTATCGCGCATTCACGACAGGCGAGCCCTGGCCGCTTCCCGAATTGCCGATTCACTACGCCGATTACGCCGCCTGGCAGCGCGAATGGCTCGCGGACGAGACGCTCGACGAGCTGCTCGCCTTTTGGAAGGCGGAGCTTTCCGGCGTCGCGCCGCTGGCGTTGCCGACCGATCGACCGGCTCCGCGCACGCCGAGCTTTCGCGGCCGACGTCTCCGCTTTTCGCTCGGCGCCGAACGCGCAAAGGCGCTGCGCGCGCTGGCGCAAACGCAAGGCGTGACCTTGTTCGCGCCGCTGCTCGCCGCGCTCGCCGCCGTGCTGCAACGCCACAGCGGCCAGGACGAATTCATCGTCGGCGCGATGAGCGCCAATCGCGGCCGGCTCGAGATCGAAGGATTGATCGGCCTTTTCGTCAATGCTCTGCCGGTGCGCGTCGTCCTCGACGGCGATCCCGACATGCATGAGCTGATCGCTCGCCTCGGCGCGCGCACGCAAAGCGCGATGGCGCATCAGGACGCGCCCTTCGATCATGTGGTCAACGCCGTCGAGCGCGAGCGCGACGGATCGCGCAATCCGCTCTATCGCGTGCAATTGCTGCTGCAGGCGGGGCTGCTGCCGCCGGCGCTGCCGGGCCTCGAGATCGACGTGCAGGAGATCGACACGCAGACGGCCAAGCGCGATCTCACCTTCACCATCTTCGACGACGCTGCGATGGCCGGCCATGTCGAATATTCGACCGATCTCTTCGACGCGCCGCGCATCGAGCGGCTGCTGCGGCATTTTCTCTCAGCGATCGACGGTATTCTCGCCGATCCGTCGCGGCGCCTCTCCGCGCTGCCGCTGCTGACGCCGGAAGAGCTGGCTGCGAGCCGCATCCCGGCGCCGTCGCCGCCGCCCTCCCCGCTCACAGTGGCGGAGCTGTTCGAATCCGTCGCCGCCACGCGCGCCGATGCGATCGCTTGCGAGGACGGCGAGCGCCGCCTCACTTATGCGCAGACGCAATCGGCCGCGCGACGCCTCGCGCGCTGGCTGCGGGCCAAGGGAATAGGCCCCGGCGCGGCGGTCGCCATGCGAACAGAGCGCAAGGTGGATATGATCGTCGGCATGCTCGGCGTCATGAAAGCCGGCGCCGTCTATGTGCCGATCGACGAAGCCTATCCGCAGGACCGTATCGCGCATATGCTCGCCGAGGCGAATGTCGCGCTCGACGTCGCCGCCCCCTTCGACGCCGAGGTCGCAAACCAATCGGACGCGCCGCTCGAGACGATGGTCGGACCTCTAGACCCGGCCTATATCGTCTTCACCTCGGGCTCCACGGGCCGGCCGAAAGGCGTGGTCATTCCGCATGGCGCCGTCGCCGAATATGCGCAGACGCTCGGCGCCGAGCTCGGCGTCGCGGCCTCCGACGCCTGGCTGCATACGGCGTCCAGCGCCTTCTCCTCCTCCATGCGGCAAATGCTGGCGCCGCTGGCCGCCGGCGCGCGCATCGTCATCGCCAGCGACGATGAGCGGCGCGATCCCTTCGCTCTGCTCGCGCGCATCCGGGCCGCCAAGGCGACGATCATCGATCTCGTGCCCTCCGTGCTGCGGCAGCTCGTCGACGCGCTGGCGAGCCTGCCCGCGGCCGAGCGCGAGGCTCTGCTCGACAATGAGCTGCGCCTGCTACTCACAGCGAGCGAGCCTCTGCGCTATTCGCTCGCGCGCGATTGGCGCGCGCTCGTCGGCGACAAATTGCGCTGGGTGAATCAATATGGGCAGACCGAGACCGCGGGCATCGTCAGCCTCTATCCGGTCGGGGCGCAGACGCCCGCGGATCCGCTGGCGATCGTGCCGATCGGACGTCCGCGCGCCAATGTCCGAATGCTCGTGCTCGACGCGCAAAAGCGAATCGCGCCGATCGGCGTCGCCGGACAATTGCACATAGGCGGCTCCTGTCTCGCGCTGCGCTATCTCGGCGATCCGGCGCCGACCGCCGAGCGCTTCCTCGATTTCGACGACGGCGAGACGGTGCAGCGGCTCTATGCGACCGGCGACATCGTGCGGCTGGAGGAGGACGGCTTTCTCTCCTTCATCGGCCGCGACGACCAGCAGGTGAAGATTCGCGGCGTGCGCATAGAGCTCGGCGAGATCGAGCGCGCATTGCTCGACCATCCGCGGACGCGCGCCGCGGCGGTCACGGCCTATGACGTCGACGGCGAAGCGCGGCTCGCGGCCTATCTCACTTTCGACGGCCCGCCGCCGAGCGTGCAGGCGCTGCGCAATCATCTGCGCCGTCATTTGCCGGACAATATGATCCCCGCCGCTTTCGTGACGCTCGAGAAAATGCCGTTGACCGCGAATGGCAAGCTCGATCGCGCCGCGTTGCCGCCGCCGCCGCGCATGGCGGCCTCCGACGCGGCCTATGTCGCGCCGCGGCCGGGCGACGAGGAGAGCCTCGCGGAGATCTGGCGCGATCTGCTGAAGCTCGAGCGCGTCGGCGCCAATGATAATTTCTTTCTGCTCGGCGGCCATTCCATGCTTGCGGCGCAATTGCGCGCGCGCATTCATCAGAGCCTCGGCGTGGAGCTGCCGCTCGGCGCCGTCTTCGAGGATCAGACTCTCGCCGCGCTCGCCGCGCGTCTCGACGGCGCAAGACGCGGCGCGACCGTCGCTCTGCCGGAATTCGCCGCGGCGCCCGCTGGCGTCTCGGCGCCGGCCTCGATGGCGCAGCTCAACGCCTATGCGGCCGAAGCGGCTTCGCCCGGCGCGCCGGGCCAATGGATCGACGTCGGCGTGCGCATCATCGGTCCGCTGGACGAAGAGCGCCAGATCGAGAGCATAAAAGACGCGTTCCGGCGCCACGCCATTCTGCGCACGATCCTCGAGCCCGCAGCCGACGGCGGATTGACGCAGCGGATCGTCGACGCTTTGCCGGAGACGGCGCTGCTCGGAGCCGAGGAGACGACCGACCCTCTGGCGCCTGTCGCGTCGGACAGCGGTCCCGCGATACGAATCTCGCTGCAGCGGCTTGCCGACGATGAACGGCTGCTGCGGCTGCGCTGTCATCGCTCGCTCGCCGACGGCGCGACGGTTCGCATGCTGTTCGGCGAAATCGGGGCGCTCTACGCCAATGGCCTCGAGGGAATGGAGCTGTTCCCGCTGCTCGATCGCACGCTCTCCTATGCCGATTATGCGCTCTGGGAGCGGCAATGGCTGACGTCGGAGCTGCGCAGCGGCCAGACGGAATATTTCCGGCGCCTGTTCGAGAGCGGCCTGCCGGCGCCGATCCGCGCCGACCGGCTGCACGGAGGCGGCGCGCTCGCGCCCGAGGGAGCCGTCTTCCGCTTCGACTTTCCGCAATCGGCGGTCGACGCCGCCGACGCCCATGCGGCGAAGGAACGGGCGACGCTCGCCATGACTTTGACGGCGGCTTTCGCATCCGCTCTCGCCGAGCGCGCTGCGGACGATGCGCTCGCTCTGACGATTCCGGTCTCGCTACGGCATCACGCGGCCACGCATCGCATGCTCGGGCCGTTCATGAACACGCTGCCATTGCGCATAGAACGTCCGAGCGACGGTTTCGATGAGCTGTTGCCGCGTATCCGCGACACGACGCTCGCGGCGCTCGCCAATCAGCATGCGCCTTGGCGAGACGTGATGGCGGCGCTGCGCGCGGATCATGGGGTGGACGCCGAGCGCGTCGGCGATGTCGCTCTCGTGATCGAGGACGCCCCGCCGCAGAAGGTGCAATTCTCGGGGCTGACGCTTTCTCGCGCATCCGCGGATCGAGTCGCCGTGCGCCGCCCGCTCACTCTCTCCGTCTCTCTGGACGAAGGCGAGATCACAGGTAGCCTCATCTATGCGACGAGCCTGTTCGAGCGCCTCTCGATCGAAAGGCTGGCGGAGCGCGTCATCCTCGCCCTTGCGCCGCGCTGA